A section of the Rhizobium sp. Pop5 genome encodes:
- a CDS encoding phenylalanine 4-monooxygenase, which produces MTKESSYTAKLPGPDGLYPYTPEEDAIWGELYRRQMKLLADTACREYLDGVEMLGLTPDKVPQLLDVNRRLAETTGFGVEGVPALIPPSRFYELLSQGKFPLATFLRRREHIDYIEEPDLFHEVFGHCPMLTNQSYANFVRHFGETAVRLGKGYSWHLFRIFWFTVEFGLINTPQGRRCFGAGIVSSPSEAKAAMEGKACEFRPFDLLSVLRTPYRIDILQPIYYVIDSFADLEAIVEQDIEGMILKAKSLGDFAPTFEAKAS; this is translated from the coding sequence ATGACCAAAGAAAGCAGTTACACCGCCAAACTACCCGGCCCGGATGGTTTGTATCCCTATACTCCTGAGGAAGATGCGATTTGGGGTGAACTCTACCGGCGTCAGATGAAGCTGCTGGCCGATACCGCCTGCCGCGAATATCTGGACGGCGTCGAAATGCTGGGGCTGACGCCGGACAAGGTGCCTCAGCTCCTCGATGTGAACCGGCGCCTGGCCGAGACCACCGGCTTCGGCGTCGAAGGCGTGCCGGCGCTCATTCCGCCCTCGCGCTTTTATGAACTTCTGTCGCAAGGCAAATTCCCGCTTGCAACCTTCCTGCGCAGGCGCGAGCATATCGACTACATCGAGGAACCGGACCTGTTCCACGAGGTTTTCGGCCACTGCCCGATGCTGACCAACCAGAGCTACGCCAATTTCGTCCGGCATTTCGGCGAGACCGCGGTCCGCCTCGGCAAGGGCTATTCATGGCATCTGTTCCGGATCTTCTGGTTCACCGTCGAATTCGGCCTGATCAACACGCCGCAGGGCCGCCGTTGCTTCGGCGCAGGCATCGTCTCGTCTCCGAGCGAAGCGAAGGCTGCAATGGAAGGCAAGGCATGCGAATTCCGCCCATTCGATCTCTTGAGCGTGCTCCGGACACCCTACCGGATCGATATCCTTCAGCCGATTTATTATGTCATCGACAGCTTCGCCGATCTCGAAGCGATCGTAGAGCAGGATATCGAGGGCATGATCCTCAAGGCAAAATCGCTGGGTGATTTCGCCCCGACTTTCGAGGCCAAGGCGTCGTGA
- a CDS encoding fumarylacetoacetate hydrolase family protein — protein sequence MKLATLKDSTRDGRLVVVSRDLTRCSEVGHIARTLQAALDDWEHVAPRLEQVAEGIETGAQPTTRFHEHDAASPLPRAYQWADGSAYVNHVELVRRARGAEMPASFWTDSLMYQGGSDGFLAPRDPILAADEAYGIDMEGEVAVITGDVAMGSGPEAARNAIRLVMLVNDVSLRGLIPDELAKGFGFFQSKPASAFSPVAVTPDELGAAWDGGKLHLPLLVSLNGTAFGKANAGIDMTFDFRQLIAHAAKTRNLVAGTIIGSGTVSNKLDGGPGRPVEEGGDGYSCIAELRVIEAIETGSTKTPFMRFGDRVRIEMKDHAGHSIFGAIEQTVEKYAGAGGK from the coding sequence ATGAAGCTCGCGACTTTGAAGGACTCCACCAGGGACGGCCGGCTCGTCGTCGTGTCCCGCGATCTCACGCGCTGCTCCGAGGTCGGTCACATCGCCCGCACTCTGCAGGCGGCGCTCGATGACTGGGAGCATGTGGCTCCAAGACTTGAGCAGGTCGCCGAAGGCATCGAGACCGGCGCCCAGCCGACGACGCGCTTTCACGAACATGACGCCGCATCGCCTCTGCCGCGGGCCTATCAGTGGGCTGACGGTTCGGCCTACGTCAACCATGTCGAACTTGTGCGTAGGGCACGCGGCGCCGAGATGCCGGCAAGCTTCTGGACCGATTCGCTGATGTATCAAGGCGGTTCGGACGGATTCCTCGCGCCGCGCGACCCGATCCTGGCGGCCGACGAGGCCTACGGGATCGACATGGAGGGCGAGGTCGCCGTTATCACCGGCGACGTGGCGATGGGCTCCGGGCCGGAAGCAGCGCGCAACGCGATCCGCCTGGTGATGCTCGTCAACGACGTCTCGCTACGCGGCCTCATACCGGATGAACTGGCCAAGGGATTCGGTTTCTTCCAGTCGAAGCCCGCATCGGCATTTTCTCCGGTCGCGGTTACGCCGGATGAGCTCGGCGCGGCGTGGGACGGCGGCAAACTGCATCTGCCACTGCTCGTGAGCTTGAACGGTACGGCATTCGGCAAGGCGAATGCCGGCATCGACATGACCTTCGATTTCCGCCAGTTGATCGCCCATGCCGCCAAGACCCGCAATCTCGTCGCCGGCACGATCATCGGCTCGGGAACGGTTTCCAACAAGCTGGACGGCGGCCCGGGCAGGCCGGTGGAGGAGGGCGGAGACGGCTATTCCTGCATTGCCGAACTCAGGGTGATCGAGGCCATTGAGACCGGATCGACGAAGACACCCTTCATGCGGTTCGGGGATCGGGTTCGCATCGAAATGAAGGATCATGCCGGCCATTCCATCTTCGGGGCGATCGAGCAGACGGTCGAAAAATACGCGGGAGCCGGAGGGAAATGA
- the hppD gene encoding 4-hydroxyphenylpyruvate dioxygenase: MGPFPHDAPPSEITADNPAGTDGFEFVEFAHPEPEKLSELFTRMGYIEVARHKTKDITVWRQGDINYVLNAEAGSHGARFVANHGPCAPSMAWRVVDARHAFDHAVSKGAVPYEGGDKVLDVPAIVGIGGSLLYFVETYGAKGSAYDVEFDWLGERNPRPEGIGFYYLDHLTHNVFRGNMDKWWDFYRNLFNFKQIHFFDIDGRITGLVSRAITSPCGKIRIPLNESKDDTSQIEEYLKKYNGEGIQHIAVGTEDIYAATDRLADNGLRFMPGPPETYYDMSYERVNGHSEPIERMKKHGILIDGEGVVNGGMTKILLQIFSKTVIGPIFFEFIQRKGDEGFGEGNFRALFESIEADQIKRGVIGTAAE; the protein is encoded by the coding sequence ATGGGCCCTTTCCCGCATGATGCGCCGCCGTCGGAAATCACCGCCGATAACCCGGCCGGCACCGACGGTTTCGAATTCGTCGAATTCGCTCATCCTGAGCCCGAAAAGCTCAGCGAGCTCTTCACACGCATGGGCTATATCGAGGTCGCCAGGCACAAGACGAAGGACATCACCGTCTGGCGCCAGGGTGACATCAACTATGTCCTGAACGCTGAAGCTGGCAGCCACGGCGCACGTTTCGTCGCCAATCATGGTCCCTGCGCCCCGTCAATGGCTTGGCGCGTTGTCGATGCCAGGCACGCCTTCGATCACGCCGTGTCGAAAGGCGCCGTTCCCTACGAGGGGGGCGACAAGGTGCTCGATGTCCCGGCAATTGTCGGCATTGGCGGCTCGCTGCTCTATTTCGTCGAGACCTATGGGGCAAAGGGATCAGCCTACGATGTCGAGTTCGACTGGCTCGGCGAGCGCAACCCGCGCCCGGAGGGGATCGGCTTCTATTATCTCGACCACCTGACGCACAATGTCTTCCGTGGCAACATGGACAAGTGGTGGGACTTCTACCGCAACCTGTTCAATTTCAAGCAGATCCACTTCTTCGATATCGATGGGCGTATCACCGGTCTGGTGAGCCGTGCCATTACGTCGCCCTGCGGCAAGATCCGCATTCCGCTGAATGAATCGAAGGACGATACGAGCCAGATCGAGGAATATCTGAAGAAGTATAACGGCGAGGGCATCCAGCACATCGCCGTTGGCACGGAGGATATCTACGCGGCGACCGATCGGCTTGCCGATAATGGTCTGCGCTTCATGCCGGGTCCTCCGGAGACCTATTACGATATGTCCTATGAACGGGTGAACGGCCATAGCGAGCCAATCGAACGCATGAAGAAGCACGGCATTCTCATCGACGGTGAAGGCGTGGTGAATGGCGGCATGACGAAAATCCTGCTCCAGATCTTCTCCAAGACCGTGATCGGCCCGATCTTCTTCGAATTCATCCAGCGCAAGGGCGACGAGGGCTTCGGCGAGGGCAATTTCCGCGCGCTTTTCGAGTCGATCGAAGCCGATCAGATCAAGCGTGGTGTCATCGGTACTGCAGCGGAGTAA
- the hmgA gene encoding homogentisate 1,2-dioxygenase, giving the protein MDQTSIQASEGEAATTNKLRYMPGFGNDFETESLARALPQGQNSPQKCNYGLYAEQLSGSPFTAPRGTNERSWLYRIRPSVRHTRRFSNASYPFWKSAPCLDDHSLPLGQLRWNPIPAPDEKLTFLQGARTMTTAGDVTTQVGMSAHAYIFNEDMVDDYFFNADGELLIVPQLGAIRVFTEMGIMDVEPLEICLIPRGMMFKIMRNGEQAVWRGYICENYGAKFTLPDRGPIGANCLANPRDFKTPVAAFEDKEQPCRVHVKWCGKFYVTEIGHSPLDVVAWHGNYAPYKYDLRTFSPVGAISFDHPDPSIFSVLTAPTEDAGTANVDFVIFPPRWLVAEHTFRPPWYHRNIMSEFMGLIHGQYDAKEEGFVPGGMSLHNMMLAHGPDALAFEKASNAELKPVKLDNTMAFMFETRYPQQLTKYAAELETLQDDYLECWDGLERRFDGTPGIK; this is encoded by the coding sequence ATGGACCAGACATCGATCCAGGCTTCCGAGGGCGAAGCCGCGACAACAAACAAGCTGAGATATATGCCGGGGTTCGGCAATGACTTCGAAACGGAGTCGCTTGCCCGCGCCTTGCCGCAGGGCCAGAACAGCCCGCAGAAATGCAATTACGGTCTTTATGCCGAGCAGCTTTCCGGCTCGCCCTTCACCGCGCCGCGCGGGACGAACGAAAGATCCTGGCTTTATCGCATTCGCCCGAGCGTGCGTCACACCCGTCGCTTTTCGAATGCTTCCTATCCGTTCTGGAAAAGCGCGCCCTGCCTGGATGATCATTCGCTTCCGCTCGGCCAGCTCCGCTGGAATCCCATCCCGGCGCCTGATGAGAAGCTGACCTTTCTTCAAGGCGCGCGGACAATGACGACGGCAGGCGATGTCACAACTCAGGTCGGTATGTCGGCGCATGCCTACATCTTTAATGAAGACATGGTCGACGACTACTTTTTCAACGCCGACGGCGAGCTGCTGATCGTGCCGCAGCTCGGCGCTATCCGGGTGTTCACCGAGATGGGCATCATGGACGTCGAGCCTCTGGAAATATGCCTCATCCCGCGCGGCATGATGTTCAAGATTATGCGCAATGGCGAGCAGGCGGTCTGGCGCGGCTATATATGCGAGAACTACGGCGCGAAATTCACATTGCCGGATCGCGGGCCGATCGGCGCGAACTGCCTGGCGAACCCGCGCGATTTCAAGACGCCCGTTGCCGCCTTCGAGGACAAGGAACAGCCTTGCCGCGTGCATGTGAAATGGTGCGGGAAGTTCTATGTCACCGAGATCGGTCACTCGCCCCTCGATGTGGTGGCCTGGCACGGCAACTATGCGCCTTACAAATACGACCTCAGGACTTTTTCTCCCGTCGGCGCGATCAGCTTCGACCATCCCGATCCGTCGATCTTTTCTGTGCTGACCGCCCCGACCGAAGATGCCGGCACGGCCAATGTCGATTTCGTCATCTTTCCGCCGCGCTGGCTGGTGGCCGAGCACACTTTCCGTCCGCCCTGGTATCATCGCAACATCATGAGCGAGTTCATGGGCCTGATCCACGGTCAGTATGACGCCAAGGAGGAGGGCTTCGTGCCTGGTGGTATGAGCCTGCACAACATGATGCTTGCGCACGGGCCGGACGCGCTTGCCTTTGAAAAGGCATCCAATGCCGAACTCAAGCCCGTGAAACTCGATAATACCATGGCCTTCATGTTCGAGACCCGATACCCGCAGCAACTGACGAAGTATGCCGCCGAGCTTGAAACGCTGCAGGATGATTATCTCGAGTGCTGGGACGGCCTGGAGCGCAGGTTCGACGGAACCCCCGGCATCAAGTGA
- a CDS encoding Lrp/AsnC family transcriptional regulator, with translation MDEQLDKLDLRLLQELQKDGRLTNNELGERIALSPSQCSRRRTRLESEGYIRSYRAYLDQQKLGLDMLVVISVTLATHNRDNARRFSQLINGLPEVLEAYALTGEMDYHLKVATRGLADLSKFVNDVLLPHESVQHVKTSIVLDTLKTFEGFPIHMPGSSRGDHAR, from the coding sequence ATGGATGAACAGCTCGATAAACTGGATTTGCGCCTGCTTCAGGAACTCCAGAAGGACGGCCGTTTGACGAACAACGAGCTGGGCGAGCGGATCGCACTTTCACCCTCGCAATGCTCGCGCCGGCGCACGAGATTGGAGTCCGAAGGATATATTCGCAGCTACCGGGCTTACCTCGATCAACAGAAACTGGGCCTCGATATGCTGGTGGTCATTTCCGTGACCCTTGCTACCCATAACAGAGACAATGCCCGCCGGTTTTCGCAGTTGATCAATGGGTTGCCGGAAGTTCTGGAAGCCTATGCGCTGACCGGCGAAATGGACTATCACCTGAAGGTCGCGACCCGTGGGCTCGCCGACCTTTCAAAATTCGTCAACGATGTTCTGTTGCCCCATGAATCCGTGCAGCACGTGAAGACGTCGATCGTGCTTGATACGCTCAAGACATTCGAAGGCTTTCCGATACACATGCCGGGCAGCTCTCGTGGCGACCATGCTCGATAA
- a CDS encoding Lrp/AsnC family transcriptional regulator produces MKEPGNFRRKLLQLIQADGSLSLADLAEKAGMSQSSAWRKIQELEADGVIRKRVTLLDPGKLDLKLCVIAHVTLEDHHEEAVASFASVVLERPEIMECYALSGAFDYMLKIRARDVESYEAFMTRYLMRNPHVRTVVSSFVLRELKFSTELPL; encoded by the coding sequence ATGAAAGAACCTGGGAATTTTCGCCGCAAGCTTCTGCAACTCATCCAGGCCGATGGCAGCCTGTCGCTGGCAGACCTGGCGGAAAAGGCCGGCATGTCGCAGAGCTCGGCCTGGCGGAAGATCCAGGAGCTGGAAGCTGACGGCGTCATCCGCAAGCGCGTGACGCTGCTCGATCCCGGAAAACTCGATCTCAAGCTTTGCGTGATCGCTCATGTGACGCTGGAGGATCACCATGAAGAGGCGGTCGCCTCTTTCGCGTCTGTGGTGCTGGAGCGGCCTGAGATCATGGAGTGTTACGCCCTGTCGGGCGCCTTCGACTACATGCTGAAGATCAGGGCGAGGGACGTGGAAAGCTACGAGGCCTTCATGACCCGCTACCTCATGCGCAACCCGCATGTGCGCACCGTCGTATCGAGCTTCGTGCTGCGCGAGCTGAAATTCTCGACCGAACTGCCGCTCTGA
- the maiA gene encoding maleylacetoacetate isomerase, translated as MSEVVLYDYWRSSASYRVRIALNLLGIDYKTVPVNLLEGAHRKPDYLKINPQGFVPTLVIDGRILTQSLAIIEYLAEARPECGLLPPDIVDRQKVRALAYAVAMDIHPICNMHVVSHIATMTEKADAREDWMKHFIANGLRKLEAMIGDGDDTFSFGDAPTMADLCLVPQVYNARRWGVDMTDFKRIDDIDGRCAELPAFQAAHPDRAAENSLPAATH; from the coding sequence ATGAGCGAGGTCGTTCTCTACGATTACTGGAGATCGTCCGCGAGCTACCGCGTCCGCATCGCGCTCAATCTCTTGGGCATCGACTATAAGACGGTCCCCGTCAACTTGCTGGAAGGGGCGCATCGGAAGCCGGATTATCTCAAGATCAATCCGCAGGGCTTCGTGCCGACATTGGTGATCGACGGGAGGATACTGACGCAGTCGTTGGCAATCATCGAGTACCTGGCCGAGGCCCGGCCTGAATGCGGATTGCTGCCACCTGACATCGTCGACCGCCAGAAAGTCCGCGCCCTCGCATATGCCGTCGCCATGGACATCCATCCGATCTGCAACATGCATGTCGTGTCGCATATCGCGACGATGACCGAGAAGGCTGACGCCCGCGAGGACTGGATGAAGCACTTCATCGCGAACGGACTGCGCAAACTGGAAGCCATGATCGGGGACGGCGATGACACATTCAGCTTTGGCGACGCGCCGACCATGGCGGACCTCTGCCTTGTTCCCCAGGTCTACAACGCTCGCCGCTGGGGCGTGGATATGACCGATTTCAAGCGCATCGACGACATCGACGGCAGATGCGCCGAACTGCCGGCCTTCCAGGCGGCGCATCCCGATCGAGCAGCAGAGAATTCATTGCCGGCAGCAACTCATTAG
- a CDS encoding vitamin B12-dependent ribonucleotide reductase: protein MRIERRFTKAGQGAYADIEFRKATSEIKNPDGSIVFRLENIDVPAQFSQVATDVLAQKYFRKAGVPTRLKKVEENDVPSFLWRSVPDDAALKNLPKDEQTGSEVDARQVFDRLAGTWTYWGWKGGYFSSEEDAAAFKDELAYMLATQRVAPNSPQWFNTGLHWAYGIDGPGQGHFYVDPFTGKLTKSKSAYEHPQPHACFIQSVEDDLVNEGGIMDLWVREARLFKYGSGTGSNFSMLRGEGEKLSGGGRSSGLMSFLKIGDRAAGAIKSGGTTRRAAKMVVVDIDHPDIEEYINWKVKEEQKVAALVTGSKIVARHLKAIMKACFNCEGDNGDCFDPAKNPALKREIRAAKKDQVPENYVQRVIQFARQGYKDLEFKTYDTDWDSEAYLTVSGQNSNNSVSIKDDFLRAVENDGEWKLTARKDGKVMKTLKARDLWETISYAAWASADPGIHFNTTMNDWHTSPAGGPIRGSNPCSEYMFLDDTACNLASLNLLQFKDKATKRINIGDYEHAVRLWTVVLEISVMMAQFPSKRIAELSYEYRTLGLGYANIGGLLMSSGIPYDSTEARAIAGSLTAIMTGICYATSAEIAGELGPFPNFAPNRESMLRVIRNHRRAAYGETSGYEALSIDPVALIHSENPDQDLAAHAKSAWDKALELGEKHGYRNAQVSVIAPTGTIGLVMDCDTTGIEPDFALVKFKKLAGGGYFKIINRAVPEALRTLGYSESQIAEIEAYAVGHGNLNQAPAINPSTLKSKGFTDEKVEAVNAALKSAFDIKFVFNQWTLGADFLKDTLKVSDEQLADMSFNLLDHIGFSKKDIEAANIHVCGAMTLEGAPFLKKEHLPVFDCANPCGKIGKRYLSVESHIRMMAAAQPFISGAISKTINMPNEATVEDCKNAYMLSWKLGLKANALYRDGSKLSQPLNASLIEDEDDEDALEELLQAPVAAQAVTITEKIIERVVERVSREREKLPNRRQGYTQKAAVGGHKVYLRTGEFGDGRLGEIFIDMHKEGAAFRAMMNNFAIAISLGLQYGVPLEEYVEAFTFTKFEPAGIVIGNDAIKNATSILDYVFRELAVSYLGRHDLAHVDTSDFSNTALGKGIQEGKTNLLSTGWTRGYKPTLVSGTGSERQASEPKGAATAAPARAASTGTVTAFAGSAARKLEPTVAISTSEIVAFKRDYEERAKELAEEIAEEVTEEITSDATALFSDKAAADAASAKTEAKKMEAERRQRSIMQGYTGNMCSECQNFTMVRNGTCEKCDTCGATSGCS, encoded by the coding sequence ATGCGCATCGAACGTCGTTTCACGAAGGCCGGCCAAGGCGCCTATGCGGATATTGAATTCCGTAAGGCGACGAGCGAGATCAAGAACCCCGACGGCTCGATCGTGTTCCGCCTCGAGAATATCGATGTTCCCGCGCAGTTCTCTCAGGTCGCAACCGACGTTCTGGCCCAGAAGTATTTCCGCAAGGCCGGCGTTCCCACCCGGCTGAAGAAGGTTGAGGAAAACGACGTTCCTTCCTTCCTGTGGCGCTCCGTTCCCGACGATGCCGCGCTGAAAAACCTGCCCAAGGACGAGCAGACCGGTTCCGAAGTCGATGCGCGCCAGGTCTTCGATCGTCTCGCCGGCACCTGGACCTACTGGGGCTGGAAGGGCGGCTATTTCTCTTCCGAGGAAGATGCGGCAGCCTTCAAGGACGAGCTTGCCTATATGCTCGCCACCCAGCGCGTCGCACCGAACTCGCCGCAGTGGTTCAATACCGGCCTGCATTGGGCCTATGGCATTGACGGCCCGGGCCAGGGCCATTTCTATGTCGATCCGTTCACCGGCAAGCTGACCAAGTCGAAGTCGGCCTACGAACATCCGCAGCCGCATGCCTGCTTCATCCAGTCCGTCGAGGACGATCTCGTCAACGAAGGCGGCATCATGGATCTCTGGGTGCGTGAAGCCCGCCTCTTCAAGTATGGCTCCGGCACCGGCTCCAACTTCTCCATGCTGCGCGGCGAAGGCGAGAAGCTTTCGGGCGGCGGCCGCTCCTCCGGCCTGATGAGCTTCCTGAAGATCGGCGACCGCGCCGCCGGCGCCATCAAATCGGGCGGCACGACGCGCCGCGCCGCCAAGATGGTAGTCGTCGACATCGACCATCCCGATATCGAGGAATACATCAACTGGAAGGTCAAGGAAGAGCAGAAAGTCGCCGCTCTCGTCACCGGCTCCAAGATCGTCGCCAGGCACCTCAAGGCGATCATGAAGGCCTGCTTCAATTGCGAAGGCGATAACGGCGATTGCTTCGATCCGGCCAAGAACCCTGCCCTGAAGCGCGAAATCCGCGCCGCCAAGAAGGACCAGGTTCCGGAAAATTACGTCCAGCGCGTCATCCAGTTCGCCCGCCAGGGCTACAAGGATCTCGAATTCAAAACCTACGACACGGATTGGGATTCGGAAGCCTATCTGACGGTATCGGGCCAGAACTCCAACAACTCCGTCTCGATCAAGGACGACTTCCTGCGTGCCGTCGAGAATGACGGCGAGTGGAAGCTGACCGCCCGCAAGGACGGCAAGGTCATGAAGACGCTGAAGGCGCGCGACCTCTGGGAAACGATTTCCTATGCCGCCTGGGCGTCTGCCGATCCGGGCATCCACTTCAACACGACGATGAACGACTGGCACACTTCGCCGGCCGGCGGTCCGATCCGCGGCTCGAACCCGTGCTCGGAATACATGTTCCTCGACGACACCGCCTGCAACCTCGCCTCGCTGAACCTCTTGCAGTTCAAGGACAAGGCCACCAAGCGCATCAATATCGGCGACTACGAACACGCCGTTCGCCTGTGGACCGTCGTGCTCGAAATCTCGGTCATGATGGCGCAGTTCCCGTCGAAGCGCATTGCCGAACTCTCCTACGAATACCGCACGCTCGGCCTCGGCTACGCCAATATCGGCGGTCTCTTGATGTCGTCGGGCATTCCCTACGACTCCACTGAGGCCCGTGCCATCGCCGGTTCGCTGACTGCGATCATGACCGGCATCTGCTATGCGACCTCGGCCGAGATCGCCGGCGAACTCGGCCCCTTTCCGAACTTCGCGCCGAACCGCGAGAGCATGCTGCGGGTCATCCGCAACCATCGCCGCGCCGCCTATGGCGAAACCTCCGGCTATGAGGCGCTCTCGATCGACCCTGTGGCGCTGATCCATTCGGAAAATCCGGATCAGGACCTCGCCGCCCATGCCAAGTCGGCCTGGGACAAGGCGCTCGAACTCGGCGAAAAGCATGGCTACCGCAATGCCCAGGTTTCGGTCATCGCCCCCACGGGCACGATCGGCCTCGTCATGGATTGCGATACGACGGGCATCGAGCCCGACTTCGCCCTCGTCAAGTTCAAGAAACTCGCCGGCGGCGGCTACTTCAAGATCATCAACCGCGCCGTGCCGGAAGCATTGCGCACGCTCGGTTATTCCGAAAGCCAGATCGCCGAGATCGAGGCCTATGCCGTCGGCCACGGCAACCTGAACCAGGCGCCGGCGATCAACCCCTCGACGCTGAAGTCCAAGGGCTTCACGGACGAGAAGGTGGAAGCCGTCAACGCTGCGCTGAAGAGTGCCTTCGACATCAAGTTCGTCTTCAACCAGTGGACGCTCGGCGCCGACTTCCTGAAGGACACGCTGAAGGTTTCCGACGAACAGCTCGCCGACATGAGCTTCAACCTGCTCGACCATATCGGTTTCTCGAAGAAGGACATCGAAGCCGCCAACATCCATGTCTGCGGCGCGATGACGCTCGAAGGCGCCCCCTTCCTCAAGAAGGAGCACCTGCCGGTCTTCGATTGCGCCAATCCGTGCGGCAAGATCGGCAAGCGCTACCTCTCGGTGGAAAGCCATATTCGCATGATGGCGGCTGCCCAGCCGTTCATCTCCGGCGCGATTTCCAAGACGATCAACATGCCGAACGAGGCGACCGTCGAGGATTGCAAGAACGCCTACATGCTGTCCTGGAAGCTCGGCCTCAAGGCGAACGCGCTCTATCGTGACGGCTCGAAGCTGTCGCAGCCGCTCAACGCCTCGCTGATCGAAGACGAGGATGATGAGGACGCGCTGGAGGAACTGCTGCAGGCGCCCGTCGCCGCACAGGCCGTCACCATCACGGAAAAGATCATCGAGCGTGTCGTCGAACGCGTTTCGCGCGAACGCGAGAAGCTGCCGAACCGCCGCCAGGGCTATACCCAGAAGGCCGCCGTCGGCGGACACAAGGTGTATCTGCGCACCGGCGAATTCGGCGACGGCCGCCTCGGCGAGATCTTCATCGACATGCACAAGGAAGGCGCTGCCTTCCGTGCGATGATGAACAACTTCGCCATCGCCATCTCGCTCGGCCTGCAGTACGGCGTGCCGCTCGAAGAATATGTCGAGGCCTTCACCTTCACCAAGTTCGAGCCGGCCGGCATCGTCATCGGCAATGATGCGATCAAGAACGCCACGTCGATTCTCGACTACGTCTTCCGCGAATTGGCCGTCTCCTATCTCGGCCGCCATGACCTCGCGCATGTCGATACGTCGGATTTCTCGAATACGGCGCTCGGCAAGGGCATCCAGGAAGGCAAGACCAACCTGCTTTCCACCGGCTGGACCCGTGGCTACAAGCCGACGCTGGTATCCGGTACCGGCAGCGAACGCCAGGCTAGCGAGCCCAAGGGTGCGGCAACCGCCGCCCCTGCCCGCGCCGCCTCTACCGGGACCGTGACCGCCTTTGCCGGCAGCGCGGCCCGCAAGCTGGAGCCAACCGTTGCCATCTCCACGTCCGAAATCGTCGCCTTCAAGCGCGATTACGAGGAGCGAGCCAAGGAATTGGCGGAAGAGATTGCCGAAGAGGTGACCGAGGAAATTACCAGCGACGCAACCGCCCTCTTCTCCGACAAGGCCGCAGCCGACGCTGCCTCGGCCAAGACGGAAGCCAAGAAGATGGAAGCCGAACGCCGCCAGCGCTCGATCATGCAGGGGTATACGGGCAACATGTGCTCGGAGTGCCAGAACTTCACGATGGTGAGGAATGGGACTTGCGAGAAGTGCGATACTTGTGGGGCTACGAGTGGGTGCAGCTGA
- a CDS encoding MEKHLA domain-containing protein translates to MTSIYDNHALDLRNDADFFSLLTGSYARIVGRPLLHGGQGPDWLYDDAPFVVLAHNTEPDPRFIYANRTAQTCFEYSWEEFTALPSRLSAEQPDRAERQRLLDAVTRDGFVENGRGVRIAKSGRRFWIENVTVWQLIDETGKRLGQAAIFSSWRDA, encoded by the coding sequence GTGACCTCTATTTATGACAATCACGCCCTCGACCTCAGGAACGACGCGGATTTCTTCTCCCTCCTCACCGGAAGCTATGCCCGCATCGTCGGCCGTCCGCTCCTCCACGGCGGTCAAGGCCCTGACTGGCTTTACGATGACGCGCCCTTCGTGGTTCTCGCTCACAATACCGAGCCCGACCCGCGCTTCATCTACGCGAACCGGACCGCGCAGACCTGTTTCGAATATAGCTGGGAGGAATTCACCGCGCTGCCTTCGCGGCTTTCGGCCGAGCAGCCCGATCGGGCCGAGCGTCAGCGGCTGCTGGATGCGGTCACGCGCGATGGTTTTGTCGAGAATGGGCGTGGTGTCAGGATCGCGAAATCGGGACGTCGTTTCTGGATCGAGAATGTGACCGTCTGGCAGCTCATCGATGAAACCGGAAAACGGTTGGGCCAGGCTGCGATATTCTCTTCATGGCGGGACGCATAA
- the gpt gene encoding xanthine phosphoribosyltransferase — MSLPDKAFPVSWDQFHRDARALSWRLAGLGQTFKAIVCITRGGLVPAAIISRELNIRLIETVCIASYHDYVNQGDMVLLKGIAPELTENEGEGVLVIDDLTDTGKTAAQVRTMLPKAHFACVYAKPKGVPTVDTFVTEVSQDTWIYFPWDMGFTYQEPIAKGAR; from the coding sequence ATGTCCCTTCCCGATAAAGCCTTTCCCGTTTCCTGGGATCAGTTCCACCGCGATGCCCGCGCGCTTTCCTGGCGCCTTGCCGGCCTCGGGCAGACCTTCAAGGCGATCGTCTGCATCACCCGTGGCGGGCTCGTGCCGGCTGCAATTATCTCACGCGAACTGAACATCCGGTTGATCGAGACCGTCTGCATCGCCTCTTATCATGACTATGTAAACCAGGGCGACATGGTGCTGCTCAAGGGGATCGCGCCCGAGCTCACCGAGAATGAGGGCGAAGGCGTGCTCGTCATCGACGACCTGACGGATACGGGCAAGACCGCCGCACAGGTGCGCACCATGCTGCCGAAGGCGCATTTCGCCTGCGTCTACGCCAAGCCGAAAGGCGTGCCGACCGTCGATACCTTCGTCACCGAGGTCAGCCAGGATACCTGGATCTACTTCCCCTGGGATATGGGCTTTACGTACCAGGAGCCGATCGCCAAGGGCGCCCGCTGA